The Rhodoluna lacicola genome includes the window CGTTGGTCACCTTCGTTCTGCCTTGGTTTACGACCAGCTTCGTCGCTGGCTGACCGTTCGCGGTCACAACGTAACTCTGGTGCGCAACGTCACCGACATTGACGACAAGGTTCTAGACAACGCCAAGCAAACAGGTCAGCAGTGGTGGGCACTGGCTTACCGATACGAGCTGGAATTTAATAGCGCGTACTCAGCGCTGGGAATTCAGGCTCCAACTTATGAACCGCGAGCAACCGCTGCAATTCCAGAAATGATTGAAATCATTCAGCGCCTGATTGATAACGGATACGCCTATGTTGCCGACGATGGTTCGGCGAATGTTTATTTTTCAGCCGGCAAGTGGGCAGACTACGGCGAGCTGACCAATCAGCGAATCACCGAGATGGAATCATCGGACGATGGCGAGCAGCGCGGCAAGCGCGAGTCGCATGATTTTGCTCTTTGGAAAGCGCACAAGCCTGGCGAACCAGAATCTGCTTCCTGGCACACGCCGTTCGGCGACGGCAAAGGTAAAGGTCGCCCTGGTTGGCACATTGAGTGCTCAGCCATGTCAACAAAATACTTGGGCACTAAGTTTGATATTCACGGCGGCGGGTTAGACCTAAGGTTCCCGCATCACGAAAATGAATTGGCTCAGTCCCGCGCTGCCGGCGATGAATTCGCCAACTACTGGCTGCACAACGGCTTGGTCAATGTTTCCGGTCAAAAGATGTCAAAGTCTTTGGGCAACTCCATTTTTGCCAGCGATCTTCTGGATGCCGGTCGCGGCATTGCGGTGCGCTACTACTTGGGCTCGGCGCATTACCGCAGCGTATTGGATTACCACGAGGGCGTGCTTGACGAAGCCGAATCGGCAGTATCGCGAATTGAAACCTTCATTGACCGAGCCACCCGCCGACTGGCAGGCACAAAGTTTGCCGCCGAGCCAGTGGCGGCAGCGCAACTGCTATCGGTGTTGCCCACTGAATTTGTCAGCGCCATGGATGACGACCTGGCCATACCAGCGGCGCTGGCTGCACTGCACGAAACCGTGCGCGGTGGTAACTCCAGTTTGGACGCCGAAGATCTTCCAGCAGCAGCGAATGCGCTGGTTGAGGTTCACGCGATGACCGAGGTCCTGGGAATCAATCCACAGGCTTGGCAGGCGGCCGCGCACTCTGGCACAACCGGTGGTGCTGCG containing:
- the cysS gene encoding cysteine--tRNA ligase, whose protein sequence is MSLSLFDSKAQAVRAFAPIVPGQVGIYLCGPTVQGAPHVGHLRSALVYDQLRRWLTVRGHNVTLVRNVTDIDDKVLDNAKQTGQQWWALAYRYELEFNSAYSALGIQAPTYEPRATAAIPEMIEIIQRLIDNGYAYVADDGSANVYFSAGKWADYGELTNQRITEMESSDDGEQRGKRESHDFALWKAHKPGEPESASWHTPFGDGKGKGRPGWHIECSAMSTKYLGTKFDIHGGGLDLRFPHHENELAQSRAAGDEFANYWLHNGLVNVSGQKMSKSLGNSIFASDLLDAGRGIAVRYYLGSAHYRSVLDYHEGVLDEAESAVSRIETFIDRATRRLAGTKFAAEPVAAAQLLSVLPTEFVSAMDDDLAIPAALAALHETVRGGNSSLDAEDLPAAANALVEVHAMTEVLGINPQAWQAAAHSGTTGGAAKDEALETLVVSLIAERDAARAAKDFARSDAIRDQLKAAGIVLEDAADGTHWSVS